One Nocardioides aromaticivorans genomic window carries:
- a CDS encoding helix-turn-helix domain-containing protein has translation MDNTRPAAGIVKALRTLAGMSQRELAEASGVAASTIGRIESGAMDPSLETVSKLAAGAELGGRVVKTMTAEQLWGESAKLIPNPVMRTMCAHTAMAAADQVLEGFRLGTGYQPGQAVHPGDPFGKVLAWLWLTDRAAAMLTLADFCAQLRDHGRDPAPVTLDDVLAGLTFAMPARFPDAEFEALIAEARRMVPGMYGRPF, from the coding sequence ATGGACAACACCAGGCCCGCCGCCGGCATCGTGAAGGCTCTGCGCACCCTCGCGGGGATGTCGCAGCGCGAGCTGGCCGAGGCGTCAGGCGTCGCGGCGTCGACCATCGGACGCATCGAGAGCGGCGCCATGGACCCCTCGCTGGAGACCGTCTCGAAGCTGGCGGCCGGCGCCGAACTGGGAGGACGCGTCGTGAAGACCATGACTGCCGAACAACTCTGGGGCGAGAGCGCCAAGCTCATCCCCAACCCCGTCATGCGCACGATGTGCGCCCACACGGCGATGGCGGCCGCCGACCAGGTGCTCGAGGGATTCAGGCTGGGCACGGGCTACCAGCCCGGTCAGGCGGTTCATCCAGGCGACCCCTTCGGCAAGGTCCTGGCCTGGCTGTGGCTGACCGACCGCGCCGCGGCCATGCTCACCCTCGCCGACTTCTGCGCCCAGCTGCGCGACCACGGCCGCGACCCCGCCCCGGTCACCCTCGACGACGTCCTGGCCGGTCTGACCTTCGCCATGCCCGCCCGGTTCCCCGATGCCGAGTTCG